A single Triticum dicoccoides isolate Atlit2015 ecotype Zavitan chromosome 2A, WEW_v2.0, whole genome shotgun sequence DNA region contains:
- the LOC119357485 gene encoding uncharacterized protein LOC119357485, which translates to MYPQPKDTPSALPPQRLEIERRRPSRPEIPNRRRRCRIVLQRSIGAHRAHGTISAIAMLRSAVGLALRQSAPAARFCGKVGRRNPASNITTSGRYLNYDASRRFEFSKENFAGCTGVEFMIGAFACGVALLFRHYTTPPYEKESRYNTASCETKSTSDTCQHGQHGLEKME; encoded by the exons ATGTATCCT CAACCCAAAGACACACCCAGCGCGTTGCCGCCGCAGCGACTCGAGATCGAGAGGCGGAGGCCGTCGCGACCGGAGATCCCCAATCGGCGTCGTCGCTGCCGCATCGTCCTCCAGCGCTCAATTGGAGCGCACCGTGCGCACGGGACAATTTCGGCCATTGCGATGCTCCGATCTGCTGTTGGACTCGCTCTCCGGCAGTCGGCGCCGGCCGCTCGCTTCTGCGGCAAGGTCGGCCGCCGCAACCCTGCATCCAACATCACCACGAGCGGTAGGTACCT GAATTATGACGCTAGCAGGAGGTTTGAATTCAGCAAGGAAAACTTTGCCGGCTG CACCGGTGTGGAATTTATGATTGGCGCCTTTGCCTGCGGCGTAGCACTTCTGTTTAGGCACTATACGACTCCTCCCTACGAAAAGGAATCGAGGTACAATACGGCAAGTTGTGAAACAAAATCCACTTCTGATACTTGTCAGCATGGACAACATGGACTAGAGAAAATGGAATAG